Genomic DNA from Niallia circulans:
TACCCCTTCTGGAATAGATGTAACCTCTTCATTAATAACCGTAACATTTGGGTGGTTTTTGACCATTTCTGTCACTCTACCTGCAAATTCATGTCTATCAACAGCAAGAGCTCCGCCTGCAGGAACTGCACAAAGGTCCGCAGAATCAATAATAACGGAGTCTAAGCGTCTCATTTCTTCTTTCAGAACTCCAACAGCATTTGTCAGCGCATTTCCTCGTAATGAGTTGCTGCATACTAGCTCTGCAAATTTATCTGTATGATGTGCGGGAGTTTGTTTGACAGGTCTCATCTCATAAAGATTAACCTTAATTCCTCTTTTGGCAATTTGCCAAGCTGCTTCACTTCCAGCAAGTCCGGCACCAATAACATTAACAACCTTTTGTGTATCTTGCATCGTAAATCCTCCAACTTAATATTATCTATTAGATTCTCAGTGAACGAGAAAATTCTTATCGTGCATATGTATGTTCAAACACTAGCCCATTCTTTTAGTAGTAAGCAAATGTCCATACAATTATAAGCTAAAAATATATCCTATAGCATTTTACACTACGTTGGACATCTTGGAAAGTTTCAACTTATGGACAATTGTCCTAAAACTTTTTAAAACAGTTATTCATACACACGGAAAGAGTGAGCATATAGCGCTCACTCTTTGTTAGCTTTGAGGTTCTTCCTTATAGTCGCATTCGACACATTGGACTTGGACACCTTTTTTCAGCTTTTTCTCTACAAGCATATTATCACATTTTGGACATGGACGCTGTATAGGTTTATCCCAAGAAATGAAATCGCACTCTGGGAAACGGTCACATCCATAAAAAATCCGACGCTTTTTGCTTTTTCTTTCAATAATATTTCCTTCAGAACATTTCGGACATTTAACGCCAATTTCTTTGACTATCGCCTTTGTATTACGGCAATCAGGGAAATTGCTGCATGCCATAAACTTGCCGTATCTGCCCATTTTAAAGACCATCGGATTGCCGCATTCCTCACAATCTTCACCTGCAGGCTCATCTTTTATTTCGACAGATTGCATTTCTTTTTCAGCTTTATCGAGGCTTTGCTCAAATATTTTATAAAAACTATCAATAACCTTGACCCAGTTTATTTGCCCTGCCTCAATATTATCAAGGTTTTGCTCCATATGTGCTGTAAAGTCAACATCGAGAATTTCCGGGAAGAACTCAAGTATCAGCTCAAGTACTATTTCACCAAGCTCTGTCGGTATAAACCGTTTATTATCAAGCGCAACATATCCCCGTTTTTGAATCGTATCCAGCGTAGGTGCGAAAGTGGAAGGTCGCCCTATGCCAAGCTCTTCTAATGTTTTTACTAATCTTGCCTCTGTATACCTTGGCGGCGGCTGTGTGAAGTGCTGCTTTGGATCAATATCCTTATTGATGACTTCATCGCCCTCTTTTAAATCAGGGAGCTGTTTGTTTTGCTCTTCTACCGCATCATCTGTACTTTCCACATACACTTTCATAAACCCAGGGAATTTAATTTTGGAACCTGTCGCACGGAACTTAACATCGCCGTTACGAAGATCAACACTCATAGTATCCATAACTGCCGGCGCCATTTGGCTCGCAATGAATCTTTCCCAAATCAGCTTATACAAACGAAGCTGATCTCTAGAGAGATGTTCTTTTAAAGAACCTGGCTCTCTGTGTGTACTTGTCGGTCTGACCGCTTCATGGGCATCTTGCGCATTTGCGTTTTTCTTTTCTTTACGGTTTTGCTCTTTTGTATATTCTGTCCCATAGTTCGAAGTAATGTATTCATGTGCTTCTGTTTGGGCAACTTCCGAAATTCGGGTTGAGTCTGTTCTCATATAGGTAATTAAGCCGACTGTGCCTTCTTTTTTACCTAAATCAATTCCTTCATATAGCTGTTGGGCAAGCATCATTGTCTTTTTCGCTCTGAAATTCAGCTTTCTTGCTGCCTCCTGCTGTAGGGATGAAGTTGTAAAAGGAACGGCAGGATTCCGTTTACGCTCCTTCTTTGTCACCTTCTCAACAGTAAACTTGTTGCCATTAAGCTGGTTTTTAACATTTTGTACTTCCGCTTCAGAATGAAGCTCCAATTTTTTATCTTTCAAACCGTAAAACGCTGCTTCAAAGCTAGTTTTTCCCTTTGCGAAGCTTCCTTCTATCGACCAATATTCTTCAGGTATAAATGCTTTTATTTCATGTTCCCTGTCAATAATTAACCGGACTGCCACAGATTGTACTCTACCAGCACTCAAGCCTTTTTTGACTTTTTTCCATAATAACGGGCTGATATTATAGCCTACCAAACGATCGAGCACCCGTCTTGCTTGCTGTGAATCGACTAAATCCATGTTTATCGGCCTTGGATGCTTGAATGACTCCTTAATAGCATCCTTTGTAATTTCATTAAAAACGACACGGCAATCTGAATCCACATCAACCTGGAGGCTGTTTGCCAAATGCCAGGCAATTGCTTCCCCTTCACGATCTGGATCGGCTGCGAGGTATATTTTCTTCGCCTTTTTAGCTGCTGTTTTTAATTCTTTTA
This window encodes:
- the topA gene encoding type I DNA topoisomerase, with protein sequence MSEFLVIVESPAKAKTIERYLGKKYKVKASMGHIRDLPRSQMGVDVEKEYEPKYITIRGKGPVLKELKTAAKKAKKIYLAADPDREGEAIAWHLANSLQVDVDSDCRVVFNEITKDAIKESFKHPRPINMDLVDSQQARRVLDRLVGYNISPLLWKKVKKGLSAGRVQSVAVRLIIDREHEIKAFIPEEYWSIEGSFAKGKTSFEAAFYGLKDKKLELHSEAEVQNVKNQLNGNKFTVEKVTKKERKRNPAVPFTTSSLQQEAARKLNFRAKKTMMLAQQLYEGIDLGKKEGTVGLITYMRTDSTRISEVAQTEAHEYITSNYGTEYTKEQNRKEKKNANAQDAHEAVRPTSTHREPGSLKEHLSRDQLRLYKLIWERFIASQMAPAVMDTMSVDLRNGDVKFRATGSKIKFPGFMKVYVESTDDAVEEQNKQLPDLKEGDEVINKDIDPKQHFTQPPPRYTEARLVKTLEELGIGRPSTFAPTLDTIQKRGYVALDNKRFIPTELGEIVLELILEFFPEILDVDFTAHMEQNLDNIEAGQINWVKVIDSFYKIFEQSLDKAEKEMQSVEIKDEPAGEDCEECGNPMVFKMGRYGKFMACSNFPDCRNTKAIVKEIGVKCPKCSEGNIIERKSKKRRIFYGCDRFPECDFISWDKPIQRPCPKCDNMLVEKKLKKGVQVQCVECDYKEEPQS